One Chryseobacterium sp. StRB126 genomic region harbors:
- a CDS encoding SusD/RagB family nutrient-binding outer membrane lipoprotein, whose translation MKNNINTNRFKGKTAKWLIKSVVAAGLFTLASCESNLDKINENPNDQASIDPKYLLTYVSRATFQVDGDNMYASRMMIGTDGENKYQYLKWNEASFEVYSKALLNTVKMMQEADKIKNKNYIAIGKFLRAYHFFNTSLRVGNIPYTDAVKGESGITQPKYDSQDVVMAGILSELKEANDLINTNDKIEGDIVFNGDASKWKKLINSFRLKILITLSKKTTVGSYNIATEFASIAGSQPLMTSISDNGELKFADAADSRYSMFNNSGYGSSLYMADYFINLFKDRKDPRLFTFASQTTGAKEAGKAITDFTGYNGGDPISTYSENAKLITAKNISKVNDRFYKDPTNEPSSVLSYSELEFILAEATARGWISGSAKTHYDNAIKASFSFYQTYVKNPGQYFTGFDVNQYLATPLVVYNTSAPLQEQVEKIITQKYMIMFHQSQWTSYYDYLRTGYPNYPLQPGVSAPFRFRYPQSEYNYNSANLKTALTAQYGGDDNINSKPWWLQ comes from the coding sequence ATGAAAAATAATATCAATACAAATAGGTTTAAAGGCAAAACAGCTAAATGGCTGATAAAATCAGTAGTTGCTGCCGGGCTGTTTACTTTAGCTTCCTGCGAGTCTAATCTTGATAAAATCAATGAAAACCCTAATGACCAGGCCAGCATTGATCCAAAATATCTTTTAACTTATGTCTCCAGAGCTACATTTCAGGTGGATGGCGACAATATGTATGCTTCCAGAATGATGATTGGTACGGATGGGGAAAATAAATATCAGTACTTGAAATGGAACGAGGCTTCTTTTGAGGTATACTCTAAAGCGCTTTTAAACACAGTAAAAATGATGCAGGAGGCAGACAAGATTAAGAATAAAAACTATATCGCAATCGGTAAATTCTTAAGAGCTTATCACTTCTTTAATACCAGCTTACGGGTGGGAAATATACCTTATACTGATGCGGTAAAAGGTGAATCAGGGATTACACAGCCTAAATATGACAGTCAGGATGTCGTGATGGCCGGAATTTTATCAGAATTAAAAGAAGCTAATGATCTTATTAATACCAATGATAAAATTGAAGGAGATATTGTCTTCAATGGAGATGCTTCAAAATGGAAAAAACTGATTAACTCATTCCGCCTGAAAATCCTCATCACATTATCTAAAAAAACAACGGTGGGAAGCTACAATATTGCCACAGAATTTGCATCCATCGCAGGAAGCCAGCCTTTGATGACTTCTATTTCAGACAACGGTGAGCTTAAGTTTGCTGACGCTGCAGACAGCCGATATTCTATGTTCAACAACAGTGGATATGGATCTAGTTTGTATATGGCAGATTATTTCATTAATTTGTTTAAAGACAGAAAAGATCCACGTTTATTCACATTTGCATCTCAGACTACCGGAGCTAAAGAGGCTGGAAAAGCGATTACAGATTTTACGGGTTACAACGGTGGAGACCCTATTTCAACTTATTCTGAAAATGCTAAATTGATTACAGCAAAAAACATATCTAAGGTAAACGACCGTTTTTATAAAGATCCTACCAATGAGCCTTCTTCGGTATTGAGCTATTCTGAACTGGAGTTTATTCTGGCTGAAGCTACGGCCAGAGGATGGATTTCCGGATCTGCAAAGACGCATTATGACAATGCGATCAAAGCAAGTTTCAGTTTTTATCAGACGTATGTAAAAAATCCGGGACAGTATTTTACAGGATTTGATGTAAATCAGTATCTGGCAACACCATTGGTAGTATACAATACTTCTGCCCCATTACAGGAACAGGTGGAAAAAATCATCACTCAAAAATACATGATTATGTTCCACCAATCACAATGGACTTCTTATTATGATTATTTAAGAACGGGATACCCTAATTATCCTTTACAACCTGGTGTATCGGCACCATTCAGATTCAGATATCCTCAGTCTGAATACAATTACAATAGTGCTAACCTAAAGACTGCTCTTACAGCTCAGTATGGAGGAGATGATAATATTAACTCTAAACCTTGGTGGTTACAATAG